A single window of Salvia splendens isolate huo1 chromosome 8, SspV2, whole genome shotgun sequence DNA harbors:
- the LOC121746095 gene encoding uncharacterized protein LOC121746095: MADNNNNNAVPPPGGRFGDTLRSGVDFLGEFAYANDNVNIPPHYISLVNGGNLFHGRDDEDPMSHLNAFYELTNSHRPPNVDHHQIKRALFPFSLRDKARAWYDSIPGYNIATFQELKMLFLLEYNSPMKIEKLREEITTFRQKYDESFAEAWKRFTELLRKCPSHGLAPGHELLKFYKGLNNEGTGLVTAGSNGNLDDLTHEEVRALFQRLANNQRNWHNPRRAAEKVGDTFGATKDAERVTAIEAQLADISTQMSSMTKAVKSLHLTPQPQAVTVMKCGLCQGGHHTDQCPSLQGPPVEDVNYIGNHHQGFNQSNQYNNQQNWRPQ, from the coding sequence ATGGCCGACAATAATAACAACAACGCTGTCCCACCACCTGGAGGAAGGTTCGGTGACACTCTTAGGTCGGGAGTCGACTTTCTAGGAGAATTCGCCTACGCGAATGACAACGTGAACATTCCTCCTCATTACATTAGCTTGGTGAACGGGGGAAATCTCTTCCATGGGCGAGACGATGAGGATCCGATGAGCCACCTCAACGCGTTCTATGAATTGACGAACTCTCATCGACCCCCGAATGTGGACCATCATCAGATTAAGAGGGCCTTATTCCCTTTCTCACTGAGGGATAAAGCACGGGCGTGGTATGATTCTATTCCGGGATACAACATAGCCACATTCCAAGAGTTGAAGatgttgttcctcttggaatATAACTCTCcgatgaagattgagaagttgagagaggagatcactACCTTCCGACAGAAATATGATGAGTCTTTTGCGGAAGCGTGGAAGAGGTTCACTGAATTGCTTAGGAAATGCCCGAGCCATGGTCTTGCTCCAGGGCATGAGCTACTCAAGTTCTACAAGGGACTCAATAATGAAGGCACGGGCTTGGTGACTGCAGGCTCTAATGGGAACTTGGACGACTTAACTCACGAGGAAGTGAGAGCCCTGTTCCAAAGGTTGGCGAACAACCAAAGGAATTGGCATAATCCAAGAAGAGCGGCTGAGAAGGTAGGAGATACATTTGGTGCTACCAAAGATGCGGAAAGAGTGACAGCCATTGAGGCTCAATTGGCGGACATTAGTACCCAGATGTCTTCAATGACGAAAGCAGTGAAATCTCTTCACCTAACTCCTCAACCTCAAGCAGTGACCGTTATGAAGTGTGGGTTGTGTCAAGGTGGACATCACACTGATCAATGTCCAAGTCTTCAAGGGCCACCAGTGGAGGACGTGAACTACATCGGTAACCATCATCAAGGTTTCAACCAAAGCAACCAATACAACAATCAGCAGAATTGGAGGCCTCAATAA
- the LOC121746096 gene encoding uncharacterized protein LOC121746096 yields the protein MTKSQKENDYFKEKTVEKFGQLEATLRNLETQIGQIATASHTRIPNAIPSDTVPNPKGFEQCKSVKLRSGKDLESPIMLDAQNGSNILHAGADKLFGSQTSHAGADEGIEWATTEARECQQEKEESTMSDIHKKNPLSPAMDPKCPFNFPDFIPPPPFPVENKKKGRKIIQEKGLDWMMNIIRKVNVDVSLVDLFLHFPKFSKFFKDLIAKKEKIQDDGVVILSAFCSQFVKGKMPAKRRDPGSCVIPCEMGDKKFPKCLLDQGSGISLMALKTARSIGLEARIEPIDIDLQLADHSIVKPKGIIEDVLVKVDRFVLPVDFIVLEMEEDKDMSILFGRPFLATGDVVIETKTNTVMFRVDGENVVIKQEKAGKRLLEPG from the coding sequence ATGActaagagtcaaaaggagaatgaCTACTTCAAAGAAAAGACCGTGGAAAAATTTGGGCAGTTAGAGGCTACATTGAGGAATCTTGAGACTCAAATTGGGCAGATTGCTACAGCATCTCACACAAGAATTCCTAATGCTATCCCGAGTGATACGGTGCCCAATCCTAAAGGTTTTGAACAGTGCAAGTCAGTTAAGTTAAGAAGTGGAAAGGATCTTGAGTCTCCAATCATGCTAGATGCACAAAATGGCTCGAACATCttgcacgcaggggcggacaaGTTGTTTGGCTCACAAacctcgcacgcaggggcggacgagggGATTGAGTGGGCTACTACCGAAGCTAGGGAATGtcaacaagaaaaagaagagtcAACCATGAGTGATATCCACAAGAAGAATCCACTAAGTCCGGCAATGGACCCGAAGTGTCCATTTAATTTTCCAGATTTTATCCCGCCACCACCTTTCCCAGTCGAGAATAAGAAGAAGggtaggaaaataattcaagagaAAGGACTCGATTGGATGATGAACATTATCAGGAAAGTTAATGTAGATGTGTCCCTGGTGGATTTGTTCCTACACTTTCCTAAATTCTCCAAGTTTTTTAAGGATCTTATTGCGAAAAAGGAGAAGATACAAGACGATGGTGTGGTGATATTGAGCGCATTTTGCTCACAATTTGTGAAGGGAAAGATGCCGGCAAAGAGAAGAGACCCTGGAAGTTGTGTGATCCCATGTGAGATGGGAGATAAGAAGTTCCCAAAGTGCCTACTTGATCAAGGCTCGGGAATATCATTGATGGCTCTGAAAACCGCACGGTCAATCGGTCTAGAAGCGAGGATTGAACCAATCGACATTGACCTACAATTGGCGGATCATTCAATTGTGAAACCAAAAGGTATCATCGAGGATGTCTTGGTGAAGGTTGATAGATTTGTACTCCCGGTTGACTTCATTGTCCTAGAGATGGAAGAGGACAAGGATATGTCTATCCTATTTGGTAGGCCATTTTTAGCAACCGGTGATGTTGTGATAGAGACCAAGACAAATACGGTCATGTTTCGAGTAGATGGAGAGaatgtggtgatcaagcaagagAAGGCGGGGAAGCGCCTATTGGAGCCTGGATAG